A window of the Fusarium poae strain DAOMC 252244 chromosome 3, whole genome shotgun sequence genome harbors these coding sequences:
- a CDS encoding hypothetical protein (BUSCO:30483at5125) produces the protein MDKSKKSKKGGESASQISDKRFKDFETDPRFRLPSKRQTKTTIDKRFSRMLNDDEFTATAKVDRYGRKLKSDSKKKALQRLYQEEDEEDEGDDKIEVDDDEIVQKELLKAHENYDPARGGGFSSSEDDSESEEESEDSDEEEGGAQVDTEGDMQRFQDEQNEVEAGEVTNRIAIVNLDWDHVKSTDLMALFNSFLPETGGKIDRISVYPSEFGKERMQQEEVEGPPKELFKNTKNDSDSDSEDSDEDSEDDERIKKSLLEEGDDQDFDSDALRSYQLDRLRYYYAVMVCSSPEVAQKLYEAVDGREYQSSSNFLDLRFVPDDVTFDDEPRDECEKVPESYKPVEFVTNALQSSKVKLTWDMHPEESSRKESINRAFSGSRNEIEENDLRAYLASDSEDDDVDDVEVVEEGVEEKEDEPKLSKKELARRKMRAALGLSEEPTKSSKNAPVGDMEITFAPALTESAPKKTAEEETTIEKYVRKEKERKEKKREAARARREGRDPNAEEEEEAEEAEAPAGDADDLGFDDPFFTAAEPEAVSKASIRKADRLKKREAREAAEAEDKAQKKQLESVMANIGEDQADHLDHFDMNEIVRAEKAQRKKGKAKKKALAKETRGGLQEDFQMDTGDDRFKAVFESHEYAIDPSNPKFKATKGMTKLLEEGRKKRRNVEEEDDAPKVKKAKKGRR, from the coding sequence ATGGACAAGTCAAAGAAGTCGAAGAAGGGCGGCGAATCCGCTAGCCAAATCTCTGACAAGAGATTCAAAGATTTTGAGACCGACCCCCGGTTCCGATTGCCATCAAAGAGGCAGACCAAGACCACGATCGACAAGCGATTCTCGCGCATGCTGAACGATGACGAATTTACTGCTACTGCCAAGGTCGATCGATATGGCCGAAAGCTGAAGTCTGattccaagaagaaggctctGCAAAGATTATAccaagaggaggatgaagaggatgaaggaGACGACAAGATCGAggtcgacgacgacgagattGTTCAAAAAGAACTACTAAAAGCGCACGAGAATTATGATCCTGCTCGAGGTGGTGGTTTCTCTTCGTCTGAAGATGATTCTGAATCCGAGGAGGAATCCGAGGAttctgatgaagaagagggcgGCGCGCAAGTCGACACCGAAGGAGATATGCAGCGTTTCCAGGACGAGCAAAACGAGGTTGAGGCTGGAGAAGTGACAAATCGCATTGCTATTGTTAACCTTGATTGGGATCATGTGAAGTCTACGGACCTCATGGCTCTGTTCAACAGTTTCCTCCCCGAGACTGGTGGCAAGATCGACAGGATTTCAGTGTACCCCAGCGAGTTTGGAAAGGAGCGCATGCAGCAGGAAGAGGTTGAGGGACCCCCTAAGGAGCTGTTCAAGAACACTAAAAACGATTCGGATTCGGATTCAGAGGATAGTGACGAAGAcagcgaggatgatgaaCGCATCAAGAAGAGCCTGCTTGAGGAGGGTGACGATCAAGATTTCGACAGCGATGCGCTACGATCTTACCAGCTTGACCGTCTCCGATACTACTACGCTGTTATGGTCTGCTCAAGCCCCGAGGTTGCCCAGAAGCTTTACGAAGCGGTCGATGGACGAGAGTACCAGTCATCTTCCAACTTTCTCGATCTTCGATTCGTCCCCGACGATGTCACCTTTGACGACGAACCCCGAGATGAATGCGAAAAGGTCCCCGAGTCATACAAGCCCGTCGAGTTTGTTACCAATGCCCTACAGAGCTCCAAGGTTAAGCTCACATGGGATATGCATCCTGAGGAGTCATCGCGCAAGGAGTCCATCAACCGTGCCTTCAGTGGTAGCCGCAACGAAATCGAGGAGAACGATCTCCGCGCATACCTAGCAAGCGAcagcgaggatgatgacgttGATGACGTGGAAGTGGTCGAGGAGGGTGTcgaagagaaggaagatgagcCCAAGCTTTCAAAGAAGGAATTGGCCCGTAGGAAGATGCGAGCTGCATTGGGCTTGTCTGAGGAGCCTACCAAGTCCTCCAAGAACGCCCCTGTTGGAGATATGGAAATTACATTCGCACCTGCTCTTACAGAGTCGGCACCCAAGAAGACAGCCGAGGAGGAGACAACAATCGAGAAGTACGTCcgaaaggagaaggagcgcaaggagaagaagcgcgaAGCTGCTCGAGCTAGACGCGAAGGACGGGATCCTAAtgctgaggaagaggaagaggcagAGGAAGCCGAGGCTCCTGCTGGTGATGCTGATGACCTTGGTTTCGATGATCCTTTCTTTACTGCCGCCGAACCCGAAGCTGTTTCCAAGGCATCCATCCGCAAGGCCGACCGCCTCAAGAAGCGAGAAGCTCGCGAGGCCGCTGAAGCCGAGGACAAGGCCCAGAAGAAGCAGCTGGAAAGTGTCATGGCCAACATTGGCGAGGATCAGGCCGATCATCTGGACCATTTCGACATGAACGAGATTGTCCGAGCAGAAAAGGCTCAGcgcaagaagggcaaggccaagaagaaggctctGGCCAAGGAGACCCGTGGCGGTCTTCAAGAAGACTTTCAGATGGACACTGGTGATGACCGTTTCAAGGCCGTGTTTGAGAGTCACGAGTATGCCATTGATCCCTCGAATCCCAAGTTCAAGGCTACAAAGGGTATGACGAAGCTGCTTGAGGAGggcagaaagaagagaagaaatgtggaggaggaagatgatgCGCCCAAAGttaagaaggccaagaagggaCGAAGGTGA
- a CDS encoding hypothetical protein (TransMembrane:1 (i492-512o)~BUSCO:5573at5125), whose product MPPRPARQSTRYASREPEETTGGPQISLVKPKLPALKGTPSSRRQYTYGSAVEPPPRLGAGFQQMTLKNAVSQALKKRPDEEEEFVQPPKPAPKPAQKPAAAKADRGKTSKDNAARQATTTTTTATGHLAVGRDDDSSRSFGLESEYYDHATIEPAPSRPPVVTAKQQPAPKTSLGPEEEESSDDDSLPSPIEEEPRSSVRLIENFDEVDARQTRSHSSRSRSQRGSTRPTENLEAPKEVANTARQSSSQPSRSRGQQKTSTRPTENLETQNDALVATRQNDSQPSRSRDQQKSSTHLNERHTQKASESSIWATQKPLPGTGTESETRIGATLNNRRPNGKKSLFGPATTGSDALKRAQQLPSDPRQRDWDIQREISAAEAEDTRIREMVERMERSRLYYEWVRFTGWLKFLFWPPYWFRRGDQDPFDFNFEDTVQNSDNAPTEWTRLFSPMTYLRVLRRWFDKTMDRVFAFVDGLSGIQVGQVHRSFAVRLVWAVALAGIAFFLLFTSGALRYVPDFPDFPDIGSLKPTVDWPNTEEFSVGKMVPSVSWPSLPSLPSWPSWGRDDDDFSFPDPFPRDDAVIPDDYKKALDALKDQAKIQKKALKRLEKILPQIVHMDLVKGRPSIKPEFWHALQDHLKESGSFLNLEKKSGNFEISSEKQWKAIVARLGKDNNFQGKLDGIVGNSIQDKLPNFWDTWFKKNNDVLEPLVEKAMAKRQSAGSGAAFDQQLAKIVGEELRKQNQTAVSRDEFMAYVKNDLMEHKSEVEAEFNRLKSYMSDYIMDTVRTAKMMAPRTMTDTEMRKLVRKVVYQTLTDGSLEAAAKSKIHAHWNSNLKYQVNFFGIGAGATIETKFTAPVWDPYKDKAQVKKALALGLRGARPLPAIHALSAWQEEGERWCGSHTEDTDGRSHGVGLSVHLGHEVVPENIVVEHIHPNATMDPSARPRHIEVFARFEVKEEQELVRDYSSNKFPDHINGWDFNPSPLPDSFVKITQFEYQGDELNEGVHVHHINDEFANLRIPTDHVIIRALSNYGAPDHTCFYRVRLFGNQVDEQA is encoded by the exons ATGCCTCCAAGACCTGCAAGACAGAGTACTCGCTACGCAAGTAGGGAGCCTGAAGAGACGACTGGTGGACCTCAAATTTCTCTGGTCAAACCCAAGTTACCGGCTCTGAAAGGAACCCCGAGTTCTCGGAGGCAGTACACGTATGGCTCTGCTGTTGAGCCACCCCCAAGACTAGGCGCCGGCTTTCAACAGATGACTCTGAAGAACGCTGTTAGCCAGGCTCTTAAGAAACGTCctgacgaggaagaagaatttgttcaaccaccaaaaccGGCACCAAAACCAGCACAAAAGCCAGCAGCTGCAAAGGCAGATCGAGGTAAAACCTCGAAAGACA ATGCAGCACGAcaggcaacaacaacaacaacaaccgcCACTGGGCATCTAGCTGTTGGCAGAGATGATGACAGCTCGCGAAGCTTTGGACTAGAAAGCGAATATTATGACCATGCGACGATAGAACCGGCACCGTCAAGGCCGCCAGTAGTCACCGCAAAGCAACAACCCGCACCCAAGACAAGCCTTGGacctgaagaagaggagTCCAGTGATGATGATTCACTGCCGTCTCCAATTGAGGAAGAGCCGAGGTCTTCAGTACGGCTAATTGAGAACTTTGATGAAGTCGACGCGAGACAAACCAGGTCACACTCGTCTCGTTCTCGAAGCCAGAGGGGCTCAACAAGACCGACTGAGAACTTGGAAGCTCCAAAGGAAGTAGCCAACACAGCAAGACAAAGTAGTTCGCAACCATCTCGTTCTCGGGGCCAGCAAAAGACTTCAACAAGGCCTACTGAGAATTTGGAAACTCAAAATGATGCACTCGTCGCAACGAGACAGAATGATTCACAGCCATCTCGTTCTCGGGACCAGCAAAAGAGTTCTACACACCTGAATGAGAGACACACCCAAAAGGCATCAGAATCCTCAATATGGGCGACACAGAAACCCTTGCCTGGGACTGGCACTGAATCGGAAACAAGGATTGGAGCTACACTCAACAATCGGCGACCCAATGGAAAGAAGAGTCTTTTTGGCCCGGCTACGACAGGTTCAGATGCGTTGAAGAGGGCTCAACAACTTCCATCCGATCCACGACAACGCGACTGGGACATTCAAAGAGAAATTTCGGCAGCTGAGGCAGAGGATACTCGAATACGTGAGATGGTAGAGCGGATGGAACGCTCACGCTTGTATTATGAGTGGGTGAGATTCACTGGTTGGCTCAAATTCTTGTTTTGGCCACCGTATTGGTTCCGACGTGGAGACCAAGATCCTTTCGATTTCAATTTCGAGGATACTGTGCAGAACAGTGACAATGCCCCAACGGAATGGACTCGTTTGTTCTCTCCCATGACATATCTGCGGGTTTTGAGGCGTTGGTTTGACAAAACTATGGACCGTGTCTTCGCCTTTGTTGATGGTCTATCCGGCATACAAGTTGGACAAGTGCATAGATCGTTCGCCGTCCGCTTAGTCTGGGCTGTAGCATTGGCCGGTATCGCTTTCTTCCTGCTTTTCACCTCTGGAGCTCTGCGCTATGTCCCCGATTTCCCCGATTTCCCAGACATCGGCTCTCTGAAACCGACTGTGGATTGGCCGAACACTGAAGAATTTAGTGTTGGCAAAATGGTACCCTCAGTGTCATGGCCTTCGTTACCTTCATTGCCTTCATGGCCTTCATGGGGcagagacgacgacgactttTCTTTCCCTGATCCATTTCCCAGGGACGACGCTGTCATCCCAGATGACTACAAGAAAGCATTGGACGCACTGAAGGATCAAGCCAAGATCCAGAAGAAGGCGCTTAAGAGGCTAGAAAAAATTCTTCCTCAGATTGTGCACATGGATCTTGTCAAGGGACGCCCCTCAATCAAGCCCGAGTTCTGGCATGCTCTCCAAGATCACCTCAAAGAAAGCGGGAGCTTCTTGAATCTCGAAAAGAAGAGCGGCAACTTCGAAATTTCTTCGGAAAAGCAATGGAAAGCTATTGTGGCACGTCTCGGAAAAGATAACAACTTTCAAGGCAAGCTCGATGGTATTGTCGGCAACAGTATCCAAGACAAGCTGCCAAACTTCTGGGACACATGGTTCAAGAAAAACAATGATGTGCTCGAACCGCTCGTGGAAAAGGCAATGGCCAAGAGACAATCGGCCGGCTCCGGAGCTGCATTCGACCAACAGCTTGCCAAGATTGTCGGCGAGGAACTTCGCAAGCAAAACCAAACTGCTGTTTCTCGAGATGAATTCATGGCATATGTCAAGAATGATCTGATGGAGCATAAATCAGAAGTCGAAGCTGAGTTTAACAGGCTCAAGTCGTACATGAGCGATTACATCATGGATACCGTTCGAACCGCCAAGATGATGGCCCCCAGGACAATGACTGATACCGAGATGAGGAAGCTCGTTCGAAAGGTCGTTTACCAAACTCTTACAGATGGCAGCCTCGAAGCTGCCGCCAAGAGCAAGATTCATGCCCATTGGAACTCCAATCTCAAATACCAGGTCAACTTCTTCGGTATTGGGGCTGGGGCTACCATAGAAACGAAGTTTACCGCGCCTGTTTGGGACCCATACAAGGACAAAGCTCAAGTAAAGAAGGCACTCGCGCTTGGCCTTAGAGGAGCCCGTCCTCTTCCTGCTATACATGCACTTAGTGCTTGGCAAGAGGAGGGTGAACGCTGGTGCGGGTCACATACCGAAGACACTGACGGGAGATCTCATGGCGTTGGACTGTCTGTCCACTTGGGCCATGAGGTCGTCCCCGAAAACATTGTTGTTGAACACATTCACCCCAACGCAACAATGGACCCTTCTGCTCGACCACGACACATTGAAGTCTTTGCCAGATTCGAGGTCAAGGAAGAACAGGAGCTCGTACGCGACTATTCATCGAACAAATTCCCCGACCACATCAACGGTTGGGACTTTAACCCTTCTCCTCTACCAGATTCATTCGTCAAGATAACTCAATTCGAGTATCAAGGCGATGAACTGAATGAAGGCGTACACGTTCATCACATCAACGATGAATTCGCCAATCTGCGCATTCCTACGGACCATGTCATCATTCGTGCTTTGAGCAACTATGGTGCACCGGACCACACATGTTTTTACCGGGTGAGGTTGTTTGGAAATCAGGTGGATGAACAGGCGTAA
- the DBP4 gene encoding ATP-dependent RNA helicase dbp4 (BUSCO:8048at5125) encodes MPPHVRPGRGPKPQRNGRTEQRQQKRKRNQEDLQQLEQRVAELDPKSDTIKNFSHLPLSVPTAEGLEASHFQTLTDVQAEAVPLALKGKDVMGAAKTGSGKTLAFVIPVLEKLYRAQWTEFDGLGALIISPTRELAVQIFEVLRKVGRHHSFSAGLIIGGKSLKDEAERLDRMNILVCTPGRMLQHLDQTAGFDANNLQILVLDEADRIMDMGFQSAVDALVEHLPRERQTLMFSATQSRKVSDLARLSLKDPEYVSVHEAAASATPTNLQQHYIVTPLPEKLDTLYGFIKANLKSKIIVFLSSGKQVRFVYESFRHLQPGIPLLHLHGRQKQIARMEITSRFTAAKQTCLFATDVVARGIDFPAVDWVIQADCPEDVDTYIHRVGRTARYQSNGRAVIFLDPNEEPGMLKKLEQKKIPIQKVNVKEKKKKSIKDQLQSMCFQNPDLKYLGQKAFMSYVRSVHLQKDKDVFKFNKLDLDAYAASLGLPGTPQVKFRKGEDTKKIKNAPRAGMSSGSESDEDGEKKTKKNEVRTKYDKMFERTNQDVLSSHYNKLVLDGDEEDEEDFLSVKRVLRDGDLDDEADNAYKSTAKIIDGLGGEEPFVVDSKRREKALKSKKKMLKFKGNSTKMVFDDDGNAHAVYELRDEDDFMGEGPAEEQRRKFVEDETSRVREADVDDKALAKQKRREKKEKRKAAERAERMGIVSDDEDAPMLHNADDGEDPLALLRSLPVGDDRSDSEGDREPPKKRAKKWFEDDSDDEREKSKSKSKGKVIRVQEEPETLEDLEALATGLLD; translated from the exons ATGCCTCCTCATGTGCGACCTGGGCGAGGTCCCAAGCCTCAAAGGAACGGTCGTACCGAACAGCGACAGCAGAAGCGCAAGAGAAACCAGGAAGATCTTCAACAACTCGAGCAAAGAGTAGCTGAATTG GATCCTAAATCAGATACCATCAAGAACTTCTCCCATCTTCCTCTCTCCGTACCGACCGCCGAGGGCCTCGAGGCCTCTCATTTCCAGACCCTTACCGATGTCCAAGCTGAAGCCGTTCCGCTCGCCCTCAAGGGCAAAGATGTCATGGGTGCCGCCAAGACAGGAAGTGGAAAGACACTGGCTTTTGTTATTCCTGTCCTTGAAAAGCTTTACCGTGCTCAATGGACTGAATTCGATGGTCTCGGTGCACTCATCATCTCGCCAACCCGAGAACTCGCTGTACAAATTTTCGAGGTGCTCAGAAAAGTCGGCAGACATCATAGCTTTTCAGCAGGTCTAATCATTGGTGGCAAGAGTTTGAAAGACGAGGCTGAGCGATTGGACCGAATGAATATCTTGGTCTGCACGCCTGGTCGTATGCTGCAACATCTTGACCAGACGGCTGGTTTTGATGCCAACAACCTGCAGATTCTAGTTCTGGACGAGGCTGATCGCATTATGGATATGGGTTTTCAATCTGCAGTCGATGCTTTGGTTGAGCATCTTCCTAGGGAGAGACAGACGCTCATGTTCAGTGCTACTCAGAGCAGGAAGGTCTCTGATCTTGCCCGTCTCAGCCTGAAGGACCCCGAATATGTTTCCGTTCACGAAGCCGCCGCCAGCGCCACTCCCACAAACCTTCAACAACATTACATTGTCACACCTCTGCCAGAGAAGCTTGACACACTCTACGGGTTCATCAAAGCCAATTTAAAGAGCAAAATCATCGTCTTTTTGAGTTCAGGCAAACAAGTCAGATTCGTCTATGAGAGCTTTCGCCATTTGCAGCCAGGTATTCCTCTATTGCATTTGCATGGACGCCAGAAACAAATTGCTCGAATGGAGATTACCTCCAGATTCACTGCCGCAAAGCAGACGTGCCTATTTGCAACAGATGTCGTCGCTCGAGGAATTGACTTTCCCGCTGTTGACTGGGTTATTCAGGCTGATTGTCCCGAAGATGTCGATACATATATCCACCGAGTTGGTCGAACAGCTCGATACCAAAGCAATGGTCGCGCAGTGATTTTCCTGGATCCAAATGAAGAGCCAGGCATGTTGAAAAAGCTTGAGCAGAAGAAGATTCCCATACAAAAGGTGAATgtcaaagagaagaagaagaagagcatcaAGGATCAACTACAGAGCATGTGTTTCCAGAACCCCGATCTCAAGTATCTTGGTCAGAAGGCTTTCATGAGTTACGTACGATCAGTCCATCtacaaaaagacaaagacgtTTTCAAGTTCAACaagcttgatcttgatgccTACGCTGCTAGCCTTGGTCTTCCTGGTACACCACAGGTCAAGTTCCGAAAGGGCGAGGATACCAAGAAGATAAAGAATGCGCCTCGTGCGGGTATGTCTAGCGGCTCTGAATCCGACGAGGATGGAGAgaaaaagaccaagaagaacgaGGTGCGGACAAAGTACGACAAGATGTTTGAACGAACGAACCAGGACGTTCTGTCTAGTCACTACAACAAGCTCGTacttgatggtgatgaagaggatgaggaggactTTTTGTCTGTGAAGAGAGTTCTAAGAGATGGCGATCTGGATGATGAGGCAGATAATGCATACAAGAGCACAGCAAAGATTATCGATGGTCTTGGCGGAGAAGAACCATTTGTTGTCGATTCTAAACGAAGAGAAAAGGCTCTCAagtcaaagaagaagatgctCAAGTTCAAGGGCAACTCTACCAAGATGGtgtttgacgatgatggcaaCGCCCACGCCGTGTATGAGCTCAGGGATGAGGATGATTTCATGGGAGAAGGTCCAGCCGAGGAACAGCGTCGCAAGTTCGTCGAGGACGAAACAAGCCGTGTTCGCGAAGCAGATGTCGACGACAAGGCCCTCGCCAAGCAAAAGCGTcgcgagaagaaggaaaagcgCAAGGCTGCCGAGCGAGCAGAGCGCATGGGTATCGTTtcagacgacgaagatgcCCCCATGCTGCACAATGCCGACGATGGCGAAGATCCTTTGGCACTATTGCGATCGCTGCCCGTGGGCGACGACAGGTCAGACAGCGAGGGAGACAGGGAACCGCCAAAGAAGCGGGCCAAGAAGTGGTTCGAGGACGATTCAGACGACGAAAGGgagaagagcaagagcaagagcaagGGAAAGGTTATCAGGGTCCAAGAAGAGCCCGAGACTTTGGAGGATCTCGAGGCACTTGCTACAGGACTGTTGGATTAG
- a CDS encoding hypothetical protein (TransMembrane:3 (o73-92i113-133o139-161i)), which produces MPLDSNSPLLPISTPTAIASPYEQQPPPAPAANHVQRLAIATFSLARFLRGVSLIAYPRFGLWALDIAPDGSAYMLASMIGIRDILLSGLLYTSDIANASVDYSARREVTRALATNLFSDALDAFVLIFYAAWSDDWGNPIAVIVISAVMAIFEHLTLWSFSEDDWAAHEHGSLGDDKKARMNAWLRELERCEPETYRHEQSVPPSSRASFRGYGALV; this is translated from the coding sequence ATGCCTCTAGATTCAaactctcctctcctccccATCTCCACTCCTACAGCCATCGCATCGCCATACGAACAACAACCTCCACCAGCCCCCGCCGCAAACCATGTCCAGCGCCTCGCCATCGCAACGTTTTCTCTCGCTCGCTTCCTTCGCGGCGTCTCGCTTATAGCATACCCTCGCTTTGGCCTCTGGGCCCTCGACATCGCCCCGGATGGCTCAGCCTACATGCTCGCCAGTATGATTGGCATTCGCGATATTTTGCTATCTGGTCTTTTATACACCAGCGACATAGCCAACGCTTCCGTCGACTACTCTGCACGTCGCGAAGTTACCCGCGCTCTGGCGACGAATCTCTTTAGCGATGCGCTCGACGCATTTGTGCTTATTTTCTACGCTGCCTGGTCCGACGACTGGGGCAACCCGATCGCCGTTATTGTCATTTCAGCAGTCATGGCCATCTTTGAGCACTTGACGCTCTGGAGTTTCAGCGAGGATGATTGGGCGGCGCATGAGCATGGAAGTCTGGGCGATGACAAGAAGGCGAGAATGAATGCGTGGCTGAGGGAGTTGGAGCGATGTGAACCCGAAACATATCGACATGAACAATCTGTTCCACCTTCGTCGCGAGCTTCGTTTCGAGGATATGGAGCTCTGGTTTGA